The following coding sequences lie in one Niabella agricola genomic window:
- the rodA gene encoding rod shape-determining protein RodA: MSQKKAEISKGVDYILVIVYLLLVAIGLMAIFGVTYTEGDPVLQSFLGFKTDYSRQFYFAGVSLLLGLFILLTDSKFFPATANLWYAGGMLLLLLVFPFHSAVKGTESIIRLGAFQFQPAEFCKVTVALALAKYLSNPELDFAKTRSQLIATAIVMAPAVLTVFQKETGLALVFCSFFFVMYREGLPAMVLVIGFAIAALVVATLLLDKNVLAIILTLIAGVVVLFSLRQIKRDKALLMKIILVWALCVGIQRFGVPFLFEHVLGKHQVERIYSTIGKEIPQEYLKGNMGEIDVKTGKQNNTADYNVKQSKIAVGSGGLMGKGLLSGTQTRYGFVPEQRTDFIFDTIGEGFGFVGSVTLLGLYILLLFRIIRIAERQRSTFSRCYAYGVASVFFFHIAVNVAMTIGLAPVIGIPLPLISYGGTSLLTFTILLFILIRLDADRQMVLR, translated from the coding sequence ATGAGCCAGAAAAAAGCTGAAATATCCAAAGGGGTAGATTACATACTTGTAATCGTATACCTGTTACTGGTAGCCATTGGCCTGATGGCCATTTTTGGAGTGACTTATACGGAGGGCGATCCCGTACTGCAAAGCTTTCTGGGCTTTAAAACCGATTACAGTCGCCAGTTTTATTTTGCAGGCGTTTCGCTGTTGCTGGGCTTATTCATTCTTTTAACGGATAGTAAATTTTTCCCGGCCACGGCCAATCTCTGGTATGCAGGCGGTATGCTGTTGCTGCTGCTGGTGTTCCCATTCCATTCTGCGGTAAAAGGAACCGAGTCCATTATCCGGTTGGGAGCCTTCCAGTTTCAGCCGGCGGAATTCTGTAAAGTAACCGTAGCACTGGCACTGGCCAAGTATCTTTCGAACCCGGAGCTTGATTTTGCCAAAACCCGTTCCCAGCTTATTGCTACAGCCATCGTTATGGCCCCCGCCGTATTAACCGTTTTTCAGAAGGAAACCGGGTTGGCCCTTGTATTCTGTTCGTTCTTTTTTGTAATGTATCGCGAGGGATTGCCTGCCATGGTGCTGGTGATCGGTTTTGCAATAGCAGCCCTGGTAGTAGCAACCTTGCTGCTCGATAAAAATGTGCTGGCTATTATCCTTACGCTTATTGCCGGAGTCGTGGTATTATTCAGTCTGCGCCAGATCAAACGCGATAAGGCATTGCTGATGAAGATCATTCTTGTGTGGGCGCTGTGCGTGGGTATCCAGCGTTTCGGAGTGCCCTTCCTTTTTGAACATGTACTGGGAAAGCATCAGGTGGAACGGATCTACAGTACCATCGGAAAGGAGATCCCCCAGGAATACCTGAAGGGAAATATGGGGGAAATTGATGTAAAAACAGGGAAACAAAATAATACTGCCGACTATAACGTAAAGCAGTCTAAAATTGCCGTGGGAAGCGGTGGGCTGATGGGGAAGGGCTTGCTGAGCGGTACACAAACCCGTTATGGTTTTGTTCCAGAGCAGCGTACGGATTTTATTTTTGACACCATCGGGGAGGGGTTTGGATTTGTAGGAAGCGTCACATTATTAGGGCTTTATATATTACTGTTGTTCCGGATTATCCGGATTGCGGAGCGGCAACGAAGCACTTTTAGCCGTTGCTATGCTTATGGGGTGGCATCGGTGTTCTTCTTTCATATAGCTGTAAATGTGGCCATGACCATCGGCCTGGCCCCGGTGATCGGTATTCCCCTGCCGCTCATCAGCTACGGAGGCACATCGCTGCTCACCTTTACCATACTG
- the mrdA gene encoding penicillin-binding protein 2: MSVFNKSRSYIIRIIFLSVFIVIIAQLANLQLVSNKYLELAKNNAVFQKIVYPERGIIFDRNGKAVLNNTIMFDLMVTPAEVRNLDTAAFCNLMQIDTAEFRARIVNAIVKNSRVRPSIFHSLLTPEMQARFEENSWRFPGFVLQQRPVRTYPYNVGAHILGYISEVDGKDIERSGNFYRMGDYVGKNGLEYTYEKVLMGQRGVQYMIKDNKNRLVGHYENGEFDTTAVAGRGLKTYLDVELQVLAEKLLANKVGSVVALDPKTGGILAMASGPVFNPNDLTGPEKNANYAKMVLNVRAPLLNRGIKGRYPPGSTFKPLGGLVALDEGVITPSYGYPCPGRYYGCGAGKPACTHSGGGHAANLRLAIANSCNSYFVQVYRMAVDNPRAGNMRKGYEGWEDYMHKFGLGVRLGVDLPSEDKGNIPTVAVYDKEYRGSWNSCTNLTLGIGQDKMLATPLQLANAMCIIANKGYYYTPHFVDSIDGETAADAPILAKYREKHEVLTHISDTAYNAIINGMNDVVTRGTARVAMIPGIDVCAKTGTAENYTILDRRRIKLKDNSMFVCFAPKDNPKIAIAVAVENAGYGATWAGPIARILMEKYLLDSLTNKSKADLERISNTNLMPSYYDRLQYITDSSRAEQWAKIRKDSTQLRRYLRGGALKTAPKKDSTQTNGNSRPDQKPVQKKPSALITFITEDRKYRRPVTVSEEII; the protein is encoded by the coding sequence ATGTCGGTGTTTAATAAGTCGAGAAGTTATATTATACGGATCATCTTTCTTTCCGTATTTATAGTCATTATCGCCCAGCTGGCCAACCTGCAACTGGTGAGCAATAAATACCTGGAGCTGGCCAAGAACAATGCGGTATTTCAAAAAATCGTTTACCCCGAAAGGGGGATCATCTTCGATCGCAATGGTAAAGCCGTGCTGAATAATACCATTATGTTCGACCTGATGGTAACTCCCGCCGAGGTAAGAAATCTTGATACCGCTGCATTTTGTAACCTGATGCAGATTGACACGGCCGAGTTCCGGGCACGGATCGTAAATGCCATTGTAAAAAATTCAAGGGTACGGCCTTCTATTTTTCATTCGCTGCTGACCCCCGAAATGCAGGCCCGGTTTGAGGAAAACAGCTGGCGGTTTCCGGGTTTTGTGCTGCAGCAGCGTCCTGTGCGTACCTACCCCTATAATGTAGGGGCGCATATCCTGGGATACATCAGTGAGGTGGATGGCAAGGACATCGAACGGTCGGGCAATTTTTATCGCATGGGCGATTATGTGGGCAAGAACGGTTTGGAATATACCTATGAAAAAGTGTTGATGGGGCAACGGGGGGTGCAGTACATGATCAAAGACAATAAAAACCGGCTGGTGGGTCATTATGAGAATGGCGAGTTTGATACCACGGCGGTGGCCGGGCGGGGACTAAAAACCTACCTGGATGTAGAACTGCAGGTATTGGCCGAGAAATTACTGGCAAATAAAGTGGGCTCTGTAGTGGCGCTGGATCCAAAAACCGGTGGCATCCTGGCGATGGCTTCCGGTCCGGTTTTTAATCCCAATGACCTTACCGGCCCTGAAAAAAATGCCAACTATGCCAAAATGGTGCTGAATGTTCGTGCTCCTTTATTAAACAGGGGTATAAAAGGACGGTATCCTCCCGGTTCAACGTTTAAACCCCTGGGTGGGCTGGTGGCGCTGGATGAAGGGGTGATTACTCCTTCTTACGGATATCCCTGTCCGGGCCGGTACTATGGCTGCGGTGCAGGCAAACCGGCCTGTACGCATTCCGGCGGCGGACACGCGGCTAATTTAAGACTGGCGATCGCCAATTCCTGTAACTCCTATTTTGTGCAGGTGTACCGGATGGCGGTAGACAATCCCCGGGCGGGCAATATGCGCAAGGGGTATGAAGGCTGGGAAGACTATATGCATAAGTTTGGGCTGGGTGTACGTCTGGGGGTAGACCTTCCCAGTGAAGACAAAGGAAATATTCCAACGGTGGCAGTCTATGATAAAGAATACAGGGGCTCCTGGAACTCCTGTACCAATCTTACCCTGGGCATCGGCCAGGATAAAATGCTGGCCACTCCGTTACAGCTGGCCAATGCCATGTGTATCATCGCCAACAAAGGGTATTATTATACGCCACACTTTGTAGACAGCATTGATGGCGAAACAGCGGCCGATGCGCCCATCCTGGCAAAATACCGGGAAAAGCATGAGGTACTGACCCATATTTCAGATACTGCCTATAATGCCATTATTAACGGAATGAACGATGTGGTAACGCGCGGAACGGCACGGGTGGCCATGATTCCCGGTATTGACGTATGTGCAAAAACAGGTACGGCGGAAAACTATACCATTCTTGACCGGAGAAGGATCAAGCTGAAAGATAACTCCATGTTTGTATGCTTTGCACCCAAGGATAACCCCAAAATCGCCATTGCTGTGGCTGTTGAAAACGCCGGATATGGGGCTACCTGGGCAGGGCCGATCGCCCGCATCCTGATGGAAAAATATCTGCTGGACAGTCTGACCAATAAAAGCAAGGCCGACCTGGAGCGGATTTCCAATACCAACCTGATGCCGTCCTATTACGACCGGCTGCAGTACATTACTGATTCTTCCAGAGCCGAGCAGTGGGCAAAGATCCGGAAAGACAGCACGCAGCTGCGACGCTATCTGAGAGGCGGTGCGCTGAAGACCGCGCCAAAAAAAGATTCCACACAGACCAACGGCAATTCCAGGCCGGATCAAAAGCCGGTTCAGAAAAAACCTTCGGCGCTGATCACGTTTATAACAGAAGATAGAAAATACCGCAGACCTGTTACCGTTTCCGAAGAAATTATATGA
- a CDS encoding rod shape-determining protein MreD encodes MSDLVKNIIRFSLFVFVQVYVFDIMPHLHELITPYLYFLYILWLPFSIKRGWLLLLGFLLGMTVDYFTMTPGLHAAACVLVAFLRPVILHLLSPKDAVGYTYQEPSPKAMGWSAYSLYALLLSFAHNFYLLFLEWLSFGSFISFMMKVVTTTAISMLLIFITELLFFRKQRYRTNTA; translated from the coding sequence GTGAGCGATCTTGTAAAAAATATCATCCGTTTTTCACTGTTTGTATTTGTGCAGGTGTATGTGTTTGACATTATGCCGCACCTGCATGAGCTTATTACCCCATACCTGTATTTTTTATATATACTCTGGCTGCCTTTTTCGATAAAACGGGGATGGCTGCTGCTGCTGGGCTTTTTACTGGGAATGACCGTTGACTACTTTACCATGACGCCTGGCTTGCATGCCGCAGCCTGTGTACTTGTGGCATTTTTACGACCTGTGATCCTGCACCTGCTGTCGCCCAAGGATGCCGTGGGGTATACTTACCAGGAACCCTCACCCAAGGCCATGGGGTGGAGCGCCTACAGTCTTTACGCCTTGCTGCTTTCATTTGCACATAATTTTTATCTGTTGTTTTTAGAGTGGCTGTCCTTTGGCTCCTTTATCAGTTTCATGATGAAGGTAGTGACGACCACTGCTATAAGCATGCTGCTGATCTTTATTACGGAGTTGCTCTTCTTCCGCAAACAACGTTATCGTACGAATACGGCGTAG
- the mreC gene encoding rod shape-determining protein MreC — translation MILQGICLYNLFTYNRLHRVKGLETAGRITSYFNSKYNALEDFFRMKAENKRVHQLNDSLMNLMKENFVQIDTNAILVHDTASVDTTGKARRYLWRTAQVLYTTVNSDKNYLQINRGTSSGVENDMGVFSSNGGLVGKIVNAGKDFSEVMTLLHVMNKLSVQLKKTGNSGIISWDGRTPTELTLNGIPKTDSVRIGDTILTGNYSLSFPPGKMVGTVARILKDEATNFLILKIRPAANFGSLQQVFVVENLNYAALQQLSAETGRKVEAKSGNK, via the coding sequence TTGATCCTACAGGGAATCTGCTTGTATAACCTGTTTACGTACAATCGGTTACATCGGGTTAAAGGACTGGAAACCGCAGGCCGGATCACCAGTTATTTCAATTCCAAATACAATGCGCTGGAAGATTTTTTCCGCATGAAGGCGGAGAATAAGCGGGTACATCAACTGAACGATTCTCTTATGAACCTGATGAAGGAGAATTTTGTTCAGATCGATACCAATGCGATCCTGGTGCATGATACCGCATCGGTGGATACTACCGGTAAAGCGCGGCGTTATCTCTGGCGCACGGCCCAGGTTTTATATACCACCGTCAACAGCGATAAAAATTACCTGCAGATCAACCGGGGTACCAGCTCGGGTGTGGAGAATGATATGGGCGTTTTCAGTTCCAACGGGGGCCTGGTAGGAAAAATTGTAAACGCGGGAAAGGACTTTAGTGAAGTAATGACACTGCTGCATGTAATGAACAAGCTCAGTGTACAGCTTAAAAAAACCGGTAACTCCGGGATCATTTCCTGGGATGGCAGAACACCCACAGAACTTACATTGAACGGCATTCCAAAAACCGATTCTGTTCGCATTGGCGATACCATTCTTACGGGAAACTATTCATTGAGTTTTCCGCCGGGAAAAATGGTGGGTACCGTGGCAAGGATCTTAAAGGATGAGGCCACCAACTTCCTCATTCTGAAAATAAGGCCCGCTGCAAATTTTGGAAGCCTGCAGCAGGTATTTGTGGTAGAAAATCTGAACTACGCCGCGCTTCAGCAACTAAGCGCGGAAACCGGCCGCAAGGTTGAAGCAAAATCTGGAAATAAGTGA
- a CDS encoding rod shape-determining protein, with protein sequence MGLFNWFTQEIAMDLGTANTLIIHNDEVAVNEPSIVALNRNNPKEVLAVGKRALMMHEKTHESIRTVRPLKDGVIADFNAAELMIRELIKLVYPKKPLFPPSWRMMICIPSSITEVEKRAVRDSAEQAGAKEVYLIHEPMAAALGIGIDVEEPVGNMIIDIGGGTTGITVIALAGIVCDQSIRIAGDEFTADIMEALRRYHSLLIGERTAEQIKIQVGAAMKDLENPPDDIPVNGRDLVTGIPKQIMVSFQEIAEALDKSIFKIEEAILKALEQTPPELAGDIYRRGLYLTGGGALLRGLDKRLSQKIKLPVHIADDPLKSVVRGTGIALKNYDRYPFVMR encoded by the coding sequence ATGGGACTCTTCAACTGGTTTACACAAGAAATAGCAATGGATTTGGGTACCGCAAATACCCTCATTATACATAACGACGAAGTGGCTGTAAATGAGCCAAGTATTGTGGCGTTGAACCGCAATAATCCCAAAGAAGTGCTGGCCGTTGGAAAGCGTGCATTAATGATGCATGAAAAAACCCATGAAAGTATCCGTACGGTACGGCCGCTCAAAGATGGGGTGATCGCCGATTTTAATGCGGCGGAACTCATGATCCGGGAACTGATCAAACTGGTTTATCCCAAAAAACCCTTGTTTCCGCCCAGCTGGCGGATGATGATCTGCATACCTTCTTCCATCACCGAAGTAGAAAAACGCGCGGTTAGAGACAGTGCCGAGCAGGCCGGTGCCAAGGAAGTATACCTGATTCATGAGCCGATGGCAGCAGCATTGGGTATCGGTATTGATGTGGAAGAGCCGGTGGGCAATATGATCATCGATATCGGCGGAGGTACAACCGGTATCACCGTTATTGCCCTGGCCGGTATTGTATGCGATCAAAGTATCCGTATTGCGGGCGATGAATTTACTGCAGATATCATGGAAGCACTGCGTCGCTACCATAGCCTGCTGATCGGGGAGCGTACTGCAGAACAAATCAAAATACAGGTGGGTGCGGCAATGAAGGACCTGGAAAATCCGCCGGATGATATTCCGGTAAACGGACGCGACCTGGTTACGGGTATACCCAAACAAATTATGGTAAGCTTCCAGGAAATTGCCGAAGCGCTGGATAAAAGTATCTTTAAGATCGAAGAAGCCATTTTAAAAGCCCTGGAACAAACACCTCCCGAGCTGGCAGGTGATATTTACCGGAGAGGCCTGTATCTCACCGGCGGCGGGGCTTTGCTGCGGGGATTGGATAAACGGCTCAGCCAAAAAATCAAACTGCCGGTTCATATCGCAGATGATCCGCTGAAAAGTGTGGTACGGGGAACCGGGATTGCGTTGAAAAACTACGACCGTTATCCTTTTGTAATGCGTTAA
- a CDS encoding transketolase family protein — MALKDIQSTGKKDTRSGFGDGIVEAARKNDKIVALTADLLGSMKLNQFIKEFPDRFVQCGIGEANMMGVAAGLTIGGHIPFTTTFANFSTGRVYDQIRQSIAYSGKNVKICASHAGVTLGEDGATHQILEDIGMMKMLPGMSVVVPCDYTQTKAATMAIAEIDGPVYLRFGRPSWPIFTNESDFVFGKAQQLSEGTDVSIFACGHLVWNAIQAGIILEEKGISVEVINIHTIKPLDEAAVIASIQKTKCAVTAEEHNIIGGLGDMIAQCAARNFPIPIEYVGTMDTFGESGTPDQLLKKYHLDVPDIVAAAEKVIARKNG; from the coding sequence ATGGCGTTAAAGGATATTCAATCTACAGGAAAAAAAGATACCCGTAGCGGTTTCGGTGACGGTATTGTGGAAGCCGCTCGCAAGAATGATAAAATTGTGGCGCTGACCGCCGACCTGCTGGGCTCAATGAAGCTGAACCAGTTTATTAAGGAGTTTCCCGACCGTTTTGTACAATGCGGTATCGGGGAAGCCAATATGATGGGCGTTGCAGCGGGTTTAACCATTGGCGGACATATTCCTTTTACGACCACTTTTGCAAACTTCAGCACCGGCCGCGTGTACGACCAGATTCGCCAGTCGATCGCTTACAGCGGTAAAAATGTAAAAATTTGTGCTTCCCATGCAGGAGTAACCCTGGGTGAAGATGGTGCCACTCACCAGATCCTTGAGGACATCGGTATGATGAAAATGCTGCCGGGGATGTCGGTGGTAGTGCCCTGCGATTACACGCAAACCAAGGCAGCTACGATGGCGATCGCTGAAATCGACGGACCGGTTTACCTGCGTTTCGGACGCCCGTCCTGGCCGATCTTCACCAACGAGTCCGACTTCGTTTTTGGAAAGGCCCAACAGCTTTCCGAAGGAACGGATGTCAGCATTTTTGCCTGCGGGCACCTGGTATGGAATGCGATCCAGGCTGGTATTATCCTTGAGGAAAAAGGCATTAGCGTGGAAGTGATCAACATACATACGATTAAGCCGCTGGATGAAGCAGCCGTGATCGCCTCCATTCAAAAAACCAAATGCGCAGTTACCGCGGAAGAACATAATATTATCGGCGGACTGGGAGATATGATTGCACAATGCGCTGCCCGTAACTTCCCCATTCCCATCGAATACGTAGGCACGATGGACACTTTCGGAGAAAGCGGCACACCCGATCAGTTGTTGAAAAAATACCACCTGGACGTGCCGGATATCGTAGCGGCAGCAGAAAAAGTGATCGCCCGAAAGAACGGTTGA
- a CDS encoding RNA polymerase sigma factor, with translation MEQFQSDESLLALFRNPGTKEQAFTAIVNKYKERLYWHIRRMVIIHEDADDVLQNVFIKTWKGLDRFREESGLYTWLYRICTNESITHLQNQKKKKVVVAFGNEQDLTDQIRADPHFDPNKIEWKLQLAIQQLPEQQRLIFNLRYFDEMPYQKMSTILGVTEGALKASYHHAAKKVENYLRNS, from the coding sequence ATGGAACAATTTCAAAGTGATGAGTCTTTACTGGCGCTTTTTCGCAATCCCGGCACGAAAGAGCAGGCTTTTACCGCTATTGTCAATAAATACAAAGAGCGGCTTTACTGGCACATCCGGCGAATGGTGATCATACATGAGGATGCAGATGATGTGTTGCAGAACGTGTTTATAAAAACCTGGAAGGGCCTGGATCGCTTTCGTGAGGAAAGCGGACTTTACACCTGGCTGTACCGCATCTGTACCAATGAAAGCATTACCCATCTGCAAAATCAAAAGAAAAAAAAGGTGGTTGTCGCTTTTGGAAATGAACAGGACCTGACGGACCAGATCCGCGCAGACCCCCATTTTGATCCCAATAAGATTGAATGGAAATTGCAGCTGGCCATCCAGCAGCTGCCGGAACAGCAGCGGCTGATCTTTAATCTCCGGTACTTTGATGAAATGCCTTACCAGAAAATGAGTACCATACTTGGTGTTACAGAGGGGGCCTTAAAAGCTAGTTATCATCACGCGGCAAAAAAAGTTGAAAATTATTTACGCAACAGTTAA
- a CDS encoding MBL fold metallo-hydrolase, which yields MKVIPLSEGSFTVDATKKFIPFRLSEDEMTARTHGSLLVEIQPFLIITSKDVLLLDTGLGLNHHSGDQMQLITHLAENGIQTGDVTKVLMSHLHKDHTGGMVNPVTGKPTFERAVYYIQEREVAFAREHAGASYDTSKFEPVLADNVALLKADEGHIDHYIRYQVTGAHSRYHQVFWIEEDGELLFFGADDAPQYQQMKHRFAAKYDYDGKKAMELRSKWWESGRQEGWQFLFYHDTRRPVANPQDES from the coding sequence ATGAAAGTGATACCATTATCCGAGGGAAGTTTTACCGTGGATGCTACAAAAAAGTTTATTCCGTTCCGGTTGTCGGAAGATGAAATGACCGCCCGTACGCATGGAAGCCTGTTGGTGGAAATACAGCCATTCTTGATCATTACTTCAAAGGATGTCCTGTTGCTGGATACGGGTCTTGGCCTGAATCATCATTCGGGCGATCAGATGCAGCTCATCACGCATCTTGCGGAGAACGGGATCCAAACAGGTGATGTTACAAAAGTGCTGATGAGCCATTTGCATAAAGACCATACGGGGGGAATGGTGAACCCTGTAACCGGTAAACCTACTTTTGAACGTGCTGTTTATTATATCCAGGAACGGGAGGTGGCGTTTGCGCGGGAACATGCGGGCGCTTCGTATGATACTTCTAAATTTGAGCCAGTACTGGCGGACAACGTAGCGCTGCTAAAAGCCGATGAAGGGCATATTGATCATTATATCCGGTACCAGGTAACCGGTGCGCATTCGCGGTATCACCAGGTGTTCTGGATTGAAGAGGATGGGGAATTGTTATTTTTTGGAGCGGATGATGCCCCTCAATACCAACAGATGAAACACCGGTTTGCGGCAAAGTACGATTACGATGGAAAGAAAGCCATGGAACTTCGGTCAAAATGGTGGGAAAGCGGGCGGCAGGAAGGCTGGCAGTTTTTGTTTTATCATGATACCCGCAGGCCGGTGGCCAATCCCCAAGACGAATCATAA
- a CDS encoding beta-L-arabinofuranosidase domain-containing protein: MKLQFAVLLMSLSMRVVAQVQDVYTIPKFTQLKIEGYLGRKLDACITNGIRATDEDYLVAPFRQRKERTQWQTEFWGKWFTSAADAYRYTGDAALMAQLKRAVDGLLDTQTPDGYIGNYAAAYRLQQWDIWGMKYCLLGLLDDYELTKDPRTLTGMKKLADYVAVAVMKAEVPVYRLGNYKGMAAASILEPMVRLYRITKEKRYLDFANYIVASWKEPASAQLITKALQGIPVGARFPVPKTWYGPDNGQKAYEMMSCYEGLLELYRVTGNKEYLDAVVAAADNIRETEIMITGSGASMECWFGGAATQSIPVKHTMEACVTVTWLKFCLQLLRTTGDVKWANEIEKSYYNALLGTMKPDGSTWSKYIGMKGKKYLGEDQCGMHTNCCIANGPRGMMLAAREAVMEGPDGIAINLYTPLKAAVLRNGNKDQRLDIKMNTGYPVSDTVTIELGPQQSAVFTIRLRIPEWSAATQIRVNGKAVNGVQAGSYAFVKREWKKGDEIQLVLDMQVRVATLKQDAQHFALLYGPLVLAADRRYQLSPFYDFYTPAYKEGKVPFAIKPGQEEALLEIRIPMTREVDGLVAKTEELVFTDFASAGNTWDDRSAYTVWLQKIRDVSKE; this comes from the coding sequence ATGAAACTACAGTTTGCCGTGCTGCTGATGAGCCTGTCAATGCGTGTCGTTGCCCAGGTTCAGGATGTGTACACAATACCAAAATTCACACAACTTAAAATAGAGGGTTATCTAGGCCGTAAGCTGGATGCCTGCATTACAAACGGGATCCGCGCAACGGATGAGGACTATCTGGTAGCACCCTTCCGGCAACGGAAGGAACGTACACAATGGCAAACCGAATTCTGGGGAAAATGGTTTACTTCAGCAGCAGATGCCTATCGTTATACAGGAGATGCGGCATTGATGGCCCAATTAAAACGGGCTGTTGACGGGTTACTGGATACGCAGACGCCAGACGGGTATATTGGAAATTATGCTGCTGCATACCGGTTGCAGCAATGGGATATCTGGGGGATGAAATACTGCCTGCTGGGATTGCTGGATGATTACGAGCTGACAAAGGACCCGCGCACCCTGACCGGGATGAAAAAACTTGCAGATTATGTTGCGGTGGCGGTAATGAAAGCTGAAGTGCCGGTATACCGGCTGGGAAACTATAAGGGTATGGCCGCGGCTTCTATCCTTGAACCCATGGTACGGCTGTACCGCATCACAAAAGAAAAGCGGTACCTGGATTTTGCAAACTACATCGTTGCATCGTGGAAGGAACCGGCTTCGGCACAGCTGATCACAAAAGCATTGCAGGGCATCCCGGTGGGCGCGCGTTTTCCCGTACCCAAAACTTGGTATGGGCCAGACAATGGGCAGAAGGCCTATGAGATGATGTCTTGTTATGAAGGATTGCTGGAATTGTACCGCGTTACAGGGAATAAAGAATACCTCGATGCGGTAGTGGCTGCAGCAGATAATATCCGTGAAACGGAGATTATGATCACGGGCTCCGGCGCCAGTATGGAATGCTGGTTTGGCGGCGCGGCCACGCAATCGATCCCTGTAAAGCACACGATGGAAGCCTGCGTTACGGTAACCTGGCTAAAGTTCTGCCTGCAGTTGCTGCGCACAACAGGTGATGTAAAATGGGCCAATGAAATTGAAAAAAGTTATTATAATGCCCTGCTGGGCACCATGAAGCCAGACGGGTCAACCTGGAGTAAGTATATCGGGATGAAAGGTAAGAAATACCTGGGAGAGGATCAGTGCGGCATGCACACGAATTGCTGTATTGCAAACGGTCCGCGGGGTATGATGCTGGCTGCCCGGGAAGCAGTGATGGAGGGGCCGGATGGCATTGCCATTAACCTTTATACACCCTTAAAAGCTGCCGTATTGCGCAACGGTAATAAAGACCAACGCCTGGATATAAAGATGAATACCGGTTATCCGGTGTCTGACACAGTCACCATCGAGCTAGGGCCGCAGCAGTCAGCTGTTTTTACTATACGGTTGCGGATCCCGGAGTGGAGTGCCGCTACGCAGATCCGCGTAAACGGAAAAGCTGTTAACGGTGTCCAGGCCGGCAGTTATGCTTTTGTAAAAAGGGAGTGGAAGAAGGGGGATGAAATCCAGCTTGTTTTGGATATGCAGGTTCGGGTAGCTACTTTAAAACAGGATGCCCAGCACTTTGCGCTGCTTTATGGCCCGTTGGTACTGGCCGCTGACCGCCGCTACCAGTTAAGCCCGTTCTATGATTTTTATACACCGGCCTACAAGGAAGGAAAAGTCCCTTTTGCAATAAAACCGGGGCAGGAGGAGGCACTGTTGGAAATACGTATTCCGATGACCCGGGAAGTGGACGGCCTGGTTGCAAAAACAGAGGAACTGGTATTTACTGATTTTGCATCGGCAGGTAACACCTGGGATGACCGCTCGGCTTATACCGTATGGCTTCAAAAAATAAGAGATGTTTCTAAAGAATAG